From one Streptomyces sp. CA-210063 genomic stretch:
- a CDS encoding NUDIX hydrolase, whose protein sequence is MSDSTVPPLAVDDRGNSLVTFTREPEEAPPRDAPLPAALVALWHTDRVLMVFDRYRRQWELPGGRVEEGESPRRAAARELLEESGQQPDGPLRFIGYAGFVLAPDRRAEYAALFVGHTTDVRDFRANEEIAAIRWWDLSEALPGRTAPLDAYLARNQCRLAPPPGSALSHGRP, encoded by the coding sequence GTGTCCGACTCCACGGTTCCGCCGCTCGCAGTCGACGATCGCGGCAACTCCTTGGTCACGTTCACCCGGGAGCCGGAGGAAGCACCACCGCGTGACGCGCCGCTGCCGGCGGCATTGGTCGCCCTCTGGCACACGGACCGTGTCCTCATGGTCTTCGACCGCTACCGCCGGCAATGGGAACTGCCCGGTGGACGTGTGGAGGAAGGTGAATCTCCTCGCCGGGCGGCCGCACGCGAGTTGCTGGAGGAGAGCGGCCAGCAGCCCGACGGGCCGCTGCGGTTCATCGGCTACGCGGGCTTCGTACTCGCGCCCGACCGGCGAGCCGAGTACGCCGCACTGTTCGTCGGCCACACCACCGATGTCCGGGACTTCCGGGCCAACGAGGAGATCGCGGCCATCCGGTGGTGGGACCTCTCAGAAGCCCTCCCGGGACGCACAGCACCTCTGGATGCCTACCTCGCCCGCAACCAATGCCGGCTCGCCCCGCCCCCCGGCTCAGCCCTCTCGCATGGACGGCCCTGA